The DNA sequence TCCAACAGCTTCTTAGCGGGGTTTTCCGGCGATGATCTAAAACGGGGTGGCCCGGCGAATTGCCTGGAGGGCTTCGTCGGGCCACTCTTACTTGAAAAACAGCGGCTCCGGAGCATTACCAGAGTGGCCCGACGACGGAAAAAGTCGCCGGATCACCCCGTTTTGGATCATCACCAATTTTCCGTTCCGCCGCGCCCTATATTGCCAGCGAAACCCCAAGTACCGTATAGTGGGCAGGGGAGGCCAACCGCTTCTCCGCAAACCGCTCCACTTTTCCCGTCCTCATGCCTTTTCCCGGCGTCACCCGCACGTTTGATATCCTGGCGTACCAGCTCGCCCAATTTCCGCAGCCACGCTGCCTGGTCGCCAAGCGCGCGGGGCAATGGGCCCCCAGCAGTACGCAGGAGGTCATGGAGGCGGTTGATCTGGTGAGCCGGGGCCTGCACGCGCTGGGCGTGGGCCGGGGCGACAAGGTGGCCATCGTGGCCCCAAGCTGCCCGGAATGGCTACTGGCCGACTTCGGCATCGCCCAGCTCGGGGCCGTGTCGGTGCCCATCTACCCGACCGTGACGGCCGAGGACTACCGCTTCATTTTGCAGGACGCGGCGGTACGGGTCGTGTTTGTGGCCGACGCCGAGCTGTACCACAACGTGCTGGCCGCCAGCGAAGATATGGGCCTGTCCGCCGCCCACGTCTTCACCTTCGAGCCGGTGCCGGGCGCACGGCCCTTCGCCGAATTGCAGGCGCTGGGCCGCGGCGTAGCGCCCGAGGCGCTGGCCCCGCTGAAAGCCGCCGTGCAACCCACCGATCTGCTCACGCTCATCTACACCTCCGGCACCACCGGCCGGCCCAAGGGCGTAATGCTCAGCCACGACAACGTGCTCAGCAACTGCCGCGCCATGTACGATTTCATCCCCGCGGGCCCCGGCGAGCGGGTGCTGAGCGTGCTGCCCCTGGCCCACGTGCTGGAGCGCACGGGCACCTACCTGTTCATGCAGCTGGGCCTGGGCATCCACTTCGCCGAAAGCATCGGCGCGGTGGGCGACAACCTGCGTGAGGTGCAGCCCGTCACGTTCGTGGCCGTACCCCGCCTGCTCGAAAAAGTGTACGAAAAGATTACGGCGCAGGGCGCGCAGCTCGGCGGGGCCAAAAAGCGGCTCTTCGACTGGGCCGTGAACCTGGGCCTGCGCTTCGATCCGCAACGCAGCCTGGGGCCCTGGTACAACGCCCAGCTAGCCGTGGCCCGGCGGCTGGTGTTTGCCAAGTGGCAGGCGGCGCTGGGCGGGCACGTGAAGTGCATCATCGTGGGCGGCGGGGCCCTGCAACCGCGCCTGGCCCGGGTGTTCTGGGCGGCGGGCATCCACGTGATGGAAGGCTACGGCCTCACCGAAACCTCGCCCGTCATTAGCGCCTGCCGCTACGATAGCGCCAATAACATGCCCGGCACGGTGGGCCCCGTGCTGACCGGCGTGGAGGTAAAAATCGCGCCCGATGGCGAAATCCTCACCCGCTCGCCCTCCGTGATGCTGGGCTACTATAACCGCCCCGACCTCACCGCCGAGGCCCTGGACGCCGACGGCTGGCTGCGCACCGGCGACATCGGCGAGTTCGTGAACGGGCGGTTTTTGAAGATTACCGACCGTAAAAAGGAGATGTTCAAAACCTCCGGCGGCAAGTACGTGGCCCCGCAGCGCATCGAGGCGCAGCTGCTGGAAGCCCCGCTCATCGAGCAGGTTATGGTGGTGGGCGACGGCCAGAAATTCGCCGGGGCCCTGCTGGTGCCCAACGCCGCCGCGCTGCTGGACTGGGCCCAAAGCCAGGGTCTCCTGGCTGGCTTGTCCGTAGATGAATTAGTGATCCAGGAGCCTGTGCAGCGCCTTTTCCACGAGCTGGTGCAGGCCTGCAACGTCCAGTTTGCCCAGTGGGAGCAGGTGAAGAAAATTGCCCTCCTGCCCACGCCATGGACCGTAGAAAGCGGCGAGCTAACCCCCACTTTGAAGCTAAAGCGCAAAGTTATTACCCGGGCCAACGAGCCCGTAATCGCCGGCCTGTACCGCTAGCCGGCCGGCCCAAAGCGCGCAAAAAGAGGGCCCCCACTCCGTAGCTTGTACGGGGCGGGGGCCCTTCTTTACGCGCTTTGCCGGAGCTACTTACTCGGCTTCGGCCACGGCCTCATCGGCGTGCGTGGGGGCCTCATAGGTGTCAGCGTACTTGAAATCTTCGAGCCAGTAATCGGAGGCGATGACGTCGAACACGACGCTGGTAGCGGTTTTTTCGCTGGGCGCGATTTGCCAGAGTATGGACGGGGCTTCGGCGAAGGTGGTGCCGGCCAGCTGGTCGCCGAAGAGGCGGTGCAGCAGGGCGCTATCGGACAGGCCGGGGGCCAGCAGGCGCAGCAGCGGGGCGGCCGGGCTTTCGTCAAACACGGCCAGGTCGGCGCCGTCGGCGGCGGTCACTTTCACCTTGAACTCTACTGCCTGCGGACGGGGAAATTTGCCGTTGTAGGCTTCGTAGAGCAGTTGGGTGGCGTTGAAAAAGCCTTCGTGCAGCTCCAGGCGCGGGTTTTCCTCCCACAGCTTCTCGGTTTGGAGCTGATGGGCGAGCTGGTCAATCTGGCCTTCCGTCAACTCGTCGGCAAACAGGTACTCCAGCACGAGCTTGGCGGCATCGGCGGGCTCCAGGTCGGTGATGGACATCTGGCACATGGCCTTGAGCTCGGCGGCGGCGATTTCGTCGGGGTTGTCGTAGTCCATTTTGGCCAGCAGGGCCTTGTAATCGGCGTTGTCCCAGGCGGTGGGCAGCTCGGCGAGGTGCTGGAAGGAAAGGCGTTCGACGGTGAAATTTTGCATCGTAAAAAGAAATAAGGAGCCAATAAGCTGAACTTGTTTACGGCAAATACCTGGCAACAACCGAAACCCCATGGCCTTTTTCCCCCGGGGCCCCCAGCCTTGTAGCTTGGACTCGCAGAGTCCAAGCTACACAACGTTCTAACGCTTGGCGGGTAGCTGGCCGAGCAGCTCGCGCACGGCAGTATCGAGCTGAGCGTCCTGGTTTTGGTAGCTGGCGCCCACGGGATTGCTCACGGGCACGTCGACGGGGCGCGGGTTCATTTCCATGACTTTGCCGTCGCGCACGGCCCGGATGGTGCTGCTGGGCAGGCGCAGACTGGAGCCGTCGAGCAGCGAAACGTTGGAGGTGAAGATGATCCAGCCGCCGGTGGGCTCGCCCACGATTTTGCCCAGCTGCCCCGCCCGGTAGCCCTCGCTGAAATCCTCCGCGTCGGAGAGCGAGTGCTGGTTGGTGACGAGCACCGTGGGCATCTCCAGGGCGCGCTGGCCCAGGGCCCCGCGGGCCAGCACGGGTTGCGGCCGGCTGCGGCTGCTCATGGTGAGGTAGCTGCGGCGCGCGAGCACGTCGATGGCGTACACGTTCACAAAGCCGCCGTTGTTGTTGCGCACGTCCACCACCACGCCGTCGCGGCCCAGGTTCTCGGTGTCGAGGTCCAGGTACAGCTGCGCCAGGGCCCCGGCCGACATGTCGAACATGTGCACGTAGCCCAGGCGGCCGCCGCTGGCCTTGGCCACGTAGGCGCGGCGCTCCTCCACCCACTGGCGGTAGTCGAGGGCCTTTTCGGTGTCGCGGCTCAGCGGGCGCACCACCACGTCGCGGGTGGTGGCGGGGGCCCCGGCGGGCGCGGCGCGGCGGTTTTTCTTGCTTTTAGTAACGGCAGCAGGCTGCAAATCGGCCGCAGTGGCGGCGGTGGCGCTGCGCACGCGCAGGGTTACGCGGCGGCCTACTTTGTATTGCAGCAGCTCGTCGAGGTTGGTGCGCGGGCCAATGGCCTGGCCGTCCACGGCCAGCAGCTCGTCGCCGGGGCGCAGGCCGGCCAGGGCCCCGGCGCCCAGCGGCAGCACCGCTACGATGCGCAGGCGGCCGCTCTGCTCGTACTCGGCGGCGTCGAAGCGCAGGCCGAGGCGGCCGGTGGCGGGCGGCACGGCCCCGCCAGTGGCCGGCGCGGGGTTCATGCCCGAGTGCGAGGCGTTTAGCTCGCCAATCATCAGGTTGGTCAGGCGGCGGGCCTCTTCGGGCGTGCGGGCTCCGGCCACCAGCGGCGCGAATTGGGCGCGCTGGGCAGCCCAGTCTACGCCGTCGAAGGTCGAGTCGTTGAAGAAGTCGCGCAGGCGCGTCCAGGCCTCGTCGAACACGGCCATTTTCTCCTGCTCGAAGTCCACGTCCATCTCCGCCGTCACGGCCACGGTGCGGGGCGCGGGGCCCTTGGCGGCTTCCAGGGGCACCACTTTGATGACGCCCTGGTCGAGGTAGTAGATTTCCTTGCTGTTGGGCGCAAACTGGGCGTCGCGCTTGGCGCCGGTGGTAGAGGTGAGCTGGCGCACCACGGCGGGCTCCTTGCTTAATTCATCGAGTGGGAAAACGTACAGGTTCGACTGCCCGGCGGCCGAAGCCGTGAGCAGCAGCCACTTGCCGTCGGGGCTGATGGTGTGGCTGCCTACGTTCACGCCCACCGGCAGCAGGCTTAGCCGCCGCCGAATGTCGGCAAATACGATGCTGACCGGGGCCCCCGCCCGGCCGCTGCGGCCGCCGGCCAGGGCCCCCGCGCCGCCCTTCGCGCCGGCCGAATCGACGCCCGGCAGCGTGGCCGGGCGCTTGGGGCTAGCGGGCTTTATCACCGGGTCGGTGTTGCGGCCGGGTAGGCCGGGGCTGGGGGCGGGCTGCTCCCGAAACAGGTCGCGGAACTGGTCTTCGCGGAAGCGCGGGGTGCGCGGCTGCAAGTCCACGCGGGCCAGCTGGGCATCTTCCGTGCGCTGGCCGGTGTCGAAGAGCAGGTACTTGCCGTCGGGGCTCCACGAGAGGGAGTTGCTGTTGCCGTTGCCCAAGAAGCTCACTGCCTGCGCCTTGCCGCCCGCCGCCGGCACCACCGATACGTTGGTGAAGCTGCGCGTGCCGCCGCTCATAAACGCCAGCCACTTGCCGTCGGGGGCCCAAACCAAGGGCCGTTCGGCGCTCAGCGGGGGCCGCCCAAACTGGCCGGTGGCCACCAGGCGCTCCTGCCCGGTAGCCAGGTCCAGCACCCGCAGCTCGCGGGCGTCGCGCTCAAAGGCCAGCTGCTTGCCATCGGGCGAAAAGCAGGGAAACGCATCGGCGCGGGCGGCGTTGGTGAGGCGCGTTTCCTTGTCGGTGCCGAAGTCGTAGCTGTAGAAATGAGCTGGCCCGTCGCGCTCTGAGGCGTACACCACGCGGCGGCTGTTGGGAGCCCACACCACGTCGGATTCGGCCGTGGGCGTGGCCGAGAGGCGGGTGGCCTCGCCGCCATCAGCGGCCGACGCGGCAAATACTTCGCCATGCGCCACGAAGGCCACCTTGGTGCCGTCGGGCGAGAGTGCCAGTTCCTGCCAGCGGTCGGTGAAGCGCAGGCGCTCGGTGGCCGGGCCGGCCGGGGCCCCGCGCCGCCGCACGGGCACGGCGCGGGCCTGGCCGGTGGTGGGGTCGAGGGTCCAGAGCTGGAAGTTGCGCTCGAAGGCGATGAGCTTTCCATCATAGGAAATACTGGGCCACAGCACCCGCCCGTCGGTAAAGTTGGTGACGGTTCGGGCCGCGGCGGGGCCCCCGGCGGGGTTCAGCACCCAGATGTTTTCGGGCCCGTTGCGGTCCGATACGTAGTAGAGTTGCTGGCCGCCCGCGCCCCACATCGGCCAGAGCTGCTTGGCGCCGCCGGGCGTCAGGGCCTCGTAGGTGGGGGCCCCGGGGCCCTCGCGCCGCAGCCAGATTTCGGACTCGTCCAGGTGGCTGTGGCCATGGCGCCACCACTGGCTGGCCGCAATGCCGCGCGCCGCAAAGGCCACGCGGCGCCCGTCGGGGCTGGGCGCGGCGTAAAACTCGTTCACGTAGCGGTCGGCGCTCACGGGCGTGGGCGTGCCCCCGGCGGCGGGCAGCCGGTACAGGTCGTTCATGCCCGCAATGTCGTGGCTGGTGGAGCTGTAGTACAGCCACTTGCCGTCGGCCGACCAGTTATCGAGCTGGTCGGGCGCATCGTCAAACGTGAGGCGGCGCAGCTCCCCGGTTTCCAGGGCCAGCACATATACGTCGCCGTTGCCGGTGCGCGTGCTCACAAAGGCCACCGAACGGCCATCGGGCGAGTACAGCGGGCGGCTCTCGGTGGCGGGGTGGGCTACCAGCAGCCGGGCCTCGCCGCCGGCTACCGGCACTGTCCAAATATCACCGCCCGACACAAAGGCCAGCTCCTGGCGGTCGGGCGAAACCGCCGGCTCGGAGAAGTAGGGCACGGGCGCGGGCGCCGGGGCGGCCGGGGCCCCTAGCGGCGGCAGGGCTAGCAGGAACGGGAGGAAAAGTGCTTTCAAGGGAAATGGCGTGAGGTTGGTACGGGCAGCTGGCACAGCGCCGGGCACGGCGCTGGGGGATTTTAATGGGCCGAATATCAACCCTAAAAGCGCCGCGAGTGCAAATAATCCCCTAAAAAAGTCAGTGCCGGGCTGTTACAGGTTCTCTGCCGCCTGCGGGCGCTACAGTTTCACCAGCTTTTTTACCACGGTGCGCTGGGCGAAGCGCAGCTCGACCACGTACACACCCGCGGCCAGGCCGGCCACTTCCACCGGCGCTTCGCGGGCGGGGTCGGCCACCGTTTGGCCGAGCACTTTGCGCCCCACCGCGTCGTACACCGCCAGCGCGTAGGGCAGGGCGCACGGGCCGGGCTGCCGCACCCGGAAAGTTGCGGTGGCCGGGTTGGGAAACACGGTGGCTTGCGCCGGGTCGCAGGCCGTATCTGCCGGCGCGGGCTCCCGGCCATTGAAGTAGTGCTGCATGAAATTGGGCAGGCCCCCCGTGCCGTCGCGCCCGACGAAATCGAAGCGCTGGGCGCGCACGTCGCAGGCAAAGCCCCGGGCGTTGGGCCGGTTGATGACGTAAAACACGTTGGCGGCGTCGCCGGGCAGCGCGCCGGGGCCCTGGTAGCCGCTGGCCCCGTACATGCGCCCGTCGGGGCCGTTTTGCAGTAGGTAAACGAATTCGTCCAGTACCGTGGAACTGATGTTGGTGGCCGGATTACCCGCCACGATGCTCTGGCCCGACGCCGCAATGGCGGCCCCATCGCCGGCCTGCAAATCAAACTGGGTGATGACGTTACGGCCCGGGCCGTTTGGTGTCCGGCGGAAGTCCGGCACGTAGAGCTTAGTATTATCGGGGGAGAAGCAGGGGCTGTTGGCGTCCATCAAGGGCCCCAGGCTCAAGTAGTTGGACACGGCCCCGGTGGCGGGGTCAAAATCAAACAGCCCCAGGGGCGGACGGGTACCCGAGCTGGTGACGTGGCCGAAGGCCAGCTTGCGGCCGTTGGGTGCGGCCTGCATCGCCCCGCTTACTTGGTCCTGGAAGTAGCTAAAGCTTTTCGCTATGGTATCGGCCGGCTCCACGGGGCCCACCGCGTAGCGCGCGGCCGGCCCCACCCCCGCGGCCGTGACGGGGTACACCACAAAGGCGTTGCTCAGCCATTCGTGGCACAGCACCCAGTAGTCGCGGCCGTTGGCGTGGCGCACGGCCGTCAGCTTTTCGGTGAGCCCGGTGGCCAGGCGGCGGTTTTTGGTTTCCGGCACCACGTCGCCCAGCCCGTTGTTGCGCCGCATATCTACCTGCGAATAAGCGAGCGAGCTGGCGTAGGTAGCCGCTGGCACAGTGCTGGGGGGTATGCCTTTGCCCGCCCGCAGCGTGAACAAGTAGTAGCCCGCCGCGTCGCCCGGCACGGGCACCAGCAGGGCCCCCTGGGTGGCGTAGGAAGGGGACGGGGTGGGCGCATCGGGAAACAGCGACCCCCACAAGCCGCTGCCGTTGGGCATCACGCGGTGGTCGCGGCCCCATACCCGCCCGCCGTCGGAGTACAGCCGCAGCTGCCCGGTGGCCGGGTCGGAGAGCACCGTGCTGGCGTCAAACGCCGTCATCTGGCCGTCGAGCAGTACCTGCGGGGCCCCGGCGCGGAAAGTAAACCCGGCCCTTTCGTTGAAATACCAGTTGTCGGCTTCGTGCTGGGCCCAGGCCCGCGAGCTGCCCAGGAGCAGCAGCAAAACCCAGGCAAGTATTTTGGCGGCTGGCATGGCGGAACGGGTAGTAAGAAAAGGGTTGCGCCGCCGCATTTGCCTCTTAAATGGCCGGCCAATAGTAAATATAGCGGCAGCTGTTGGTTATTAAGTAGTCGCGCAAAAGTAACCGTAGCAAAAAAGGCGGTCATGCTGAGCGCAGTCGAAGCATCTCTATCGCAATAGTAATTATTTACTTACGAGATAGAGATGCTTCGACTGCGCTCAGCATGACGTTCAATTCAATACGCTTACTTACGCGTGAGTACTTA is a window from the Hymenobacter nivis genome containing:
- a CDS encoding T9SS type A sorting domain-containing protein gives rise to the protein MPAAKILAWVLLLLLGSSRAWAQHEADNWYFNERAGFTFRAGAPQVLLDGQMTAFDASTVLSDPATGQLRLYSDGGRVWGRDHRVMPNGSGLWGSLFPDAPTPSPSYATQGALLVPVPGDAAGYYLFTLRAGKGIPPSTVPAATYASSLAYSQVDMRRNNGLGDVVPETKNRRLATGLTEKLTAVRHANGRDYWVLCHEWLSNAFVVYPVTAAGVGPAARYAVGPVEPADTIAKSFSYFQDQVSGAMQAAPNGRKLAFGHVTSSGTRPPLGLFDFDPATGAVSNYLSLGPLMDANSPCFSPDNTKLYVPDFRRTPNGPGRNVITQFDLQAGDGAAIAASGQSIVAGNPATNISSTVLDEFVYLLQNGPDGRMYGASGYQGPGALPGDAANVFYVINRPNARGFACDVRAQRFDFVGRDGTGGLPNFMQHYFNGREPAPADTACDPAQATVFPNPATATFRVRQPGPCALPYALAVYDAVGRKVLGQTVADPAREAPVEVAGLAAGVYVVELRFAQRTVVKKLVKL
- a CDS encoding AMP-dependent synthetase/ligase — translated: MPFPGVTRTFDILAYQLAQFPQPRCLVAKRAGQWAPSSTQEVMEAVDLVSRGLHALGVGRGDKVAIVAPSCPEWLLADFGIAQLGAVSVPIYPTVTAEDYRFILQDAAVRVVFVADAELYHNVLAASEDMGLSAAHVFTFEPVPGARPFAELQALGRGVAPEALAPLKAAVQPTDLLTLIYTSGTTGRPKGVMLSHDNVLSNCRAMYDFIPAGPGERVLSVLPLAHVLERTGTYLFMQLGLGIHFAESIGAVGDNLREVQPVTFVAVPRLLEKVYEKITAQGAQLGGAKKRLFDWAVNLGLRFDPQRSLGPWYNAQLAVARRLVFAKWQAALGGHVKCIIVGGGALQPRLARVFWAAGIHVMEGYGLTETSPVISACRYDSANNMPGTVGPVLTGVEVKIAPDGEILTRSPSVMLGYYNRPDLTAEALDADGWLRTGDIGEFVNGRFLKITDRKKEMFKTSGGKYVAPQRIEAQLLEAPLIEQVMVVGDGQKFAGALLVPNAAALLDWAQSQGLLAGLSVDELVIQEPVQRLFHELVQACNVQFAQWEQVKKIALLPTPWTVESGELTPTLKLKRKVITRANEPVIAGLYR
- a CDS encoding S41 family peptidase: MKALFLPFLLALPPLGAPAAPAPAPVPYFSEPAVSPDRQELAFVSGGDIWTVPVAGGEARLLVAHPATESRPLYSPDGRSVAFVSTRTGNGDVYVLALETGELRRLTFDDAPDQLDNWSADGKWLYYSSTSHDIAGMNDLYRLPAAGGTPTPVSADRYVNEFYAAPSPDGRRVAFAARGIAASQWWRHGHSHLDESEIWLRREGPGAPTYEALTPGGAKQLWPMWGAGGQQLYYVSDRNGPENIWVLNPAGGPAAARTVTNFTDGRVLWPSISYDGKLIAFERNFQLWTLDPTTGQARAVPVRRRGAPAGPATERLRFTDRWQELALSPDGTKVAFVAHGEVFAASAADGGEATRLSATPTAESDVVWAPNSRRVVYASERDGPAHFYSYDFGTDKETRLTNAARADAFPCFSPDGKQLAFERDARELRVLDLATGQERLVATGQFGRPPLSAERPLVWAPDGKWLAFMSGGTRSFTNVSVVPAAGGKAQAVSFLGNGNSNSLSWSPDGKYLLFDTGQRTEDAQLARVDLQPRTPRFREDQFRDLFREQPAPSPGLPGRNTDPVIKPASPKRPATLPGVDSAGAKGGAGALAGGRSGRAGAPVSIVFADIRRRLSLLPVGVNVGSHTISPDGKWLLLTASAAGQSNLYVFPLDELSKEPAVVRQLTSTTGAKRDAQFAPNSKEIYYLDQGVIKVVPLEAAKGPAPRTVAVTAEMDVDFEQEKMAVFDEAWTRLRDFFNDSTFDGVDWAAQRAQFAPLVAGARTPEEARRLTNLMIGELNASHSGMNPAPATGGAVPPATGRLGLRFDAAEYEQSGRLRIVAVLPLGAGALAGLRPGDELLAVDGQAIGPRTNLDELLQYKVGRRVTLRVRSATAATAADLQPAAVTKSKKNRRAAPAGAPATTRDVVVRPLSRDTEKALDYRQWVEERRAYVAKASGGRLGYVHMFDMSAGALAQLYLDLDTENLGRDGVVVDVRNNNGGFVNVYAIDVLARRSYLTMSSRSRPQPVLARGALGQRALEMPTVLVTNQHSLSDAEDFSEGYRAGQLGKIVGEPTGGWIIFTSNVSLLDGSSLRLPSSTIRAVRDGKVMEMNPRPVDVPVSNPVGASYQNQDAQLDTAVRELLGQLPAKR